In Campylobacter sp. VBCF_01 NA2, one DNA window encodes the following:
- a CDS encoding LutC/YkgG family protein: MSSKETILAKIRSNRVAKRTEIEPLDITKFVENEGDKYENFKTNLTNNKAVVHETDEKGLQALVEEIVKTVGAKTVMFGSDLPIKTDKLQAEKLPFDKPVNEIREALFDADTSIIQAKLGVSNFGVCCVVSSKAQPRLLSLLPTNCIILLRKNALVESLDKALAEVTKDELPTNINFIMGPSRTADIELITVLGVHGPRNVHVVLY; encoded by the coding sequence ATGAGTAGCAAAGAGACAATTTTAGCTAAAATTAGGTCAAACAGAGTAGCTAAAAGAACAGAAATCGAACCACTAGATATAACTAAATTTGTCGAAAACGAAGGCGATAAATATGAAAACTTTAAGACAAATTTGACAAACAATAAAGCCGTTGTTCATGAGACAGACGAAAAAGGACTTCAAGCGCTAGTAGAAGAGATTGTCAAAACAGTCGGCGCAAAAACAGTTATGTTTGGTTCAGATTTGCCAATCAAAACAGACAAATTGCAAGCAGAAAAATTGCCGTTTGACAAACCAGTAAATGAGATAAGAGAAGCGCTTTTTGATGCGGATACTTCGATTATTCAAGCAAAACTTGGCGTTTCAAACTTTGGCGTATGCTGCGTAGTTAGCTCAAAAGCACAACCAAGACTTCTTAGCTTGCTTCCGACAAACTGCATTATTTTGCTTAGAAAAAATGCCCTTGTAGAAAGCTTAGATAAAGCCTTAGCAGAGGTTACAAAAGATGAATTGCCTACAAATATCAACTTTATCATGGGACCATCTCGCACCGCAGATATCGAGCTTATCACAGTTCTTGGCGTGCATGGACCACGAAATGTCCATGTAGTGCTATACTAA
- a CDS encoding PD-(D/E)XK nuclease family protein, which translates to MKEAVNRAEGGIVFAESLSEFYKKAVFVNGFDECGQIERTLFMQEAVKNTKNANEKLRFPSEFFEFMQHKDYLFKFFKELASEEVSLQTLDFSDTYAQYSEHFEILKELLQNYQNFLQNAKSYDEITLPQIYELNENYLKRFDSIEIDIDGNPSKFEFEILKRASQVTQIYLNFKASKFNQKTLRSISELCGLSFESGFSYKLNLSENKILEPYTAPIPQNSEIVLKGFELRALQACYIFEKISKFISLGINPEKIAVILPDEKFAKTLKALDEKINKNAPMLNFAMGESVRDSLFGVSLAKISECIKEGIRPNFNPQYLNLGKDTPRDLPNEYDLFFKEAGISEEIFDKFRENFNKSVEFEVFDACINELLRAVKTKNDALANKLKSPKFLIKILNEKFGENLTLSNLIDLFLGELKNVKLDDINGGKVTVMGLLESRGANFEAVIIPDFNDDFVPKRSEGEMFLNSTLRAKAGLISHKDREDLQRFYYSCLIFGAKKVAICYHDTAEKSPSRFLKNFNTQEDMDEFSMQDYLRIFNGNLYEKPEFSDFKPNMKHDFFEKPVSYARFDTFSTCKRQYYYSYILNIKEGLKFGEDNASMGNILHEAFEEYYAKYPKFDYAKFEEIYLKKAMKKNADFYSIYYDLCRVKFLAKTIVEHEQKWNFAQSEANFDGVKFNEFATINGKIDRIDTNESGDRFIIDYKRGDYNAKSMQLKFYKALLGDDEMEAAYLSLRDKKFAFDENEKDNARKSAFEILSEKFEEIRALCESEISFERASKSGACKYCAYKIICKGEIND; encoded by the coding sequence TTGAAGGAGGCCGTAAATAGGGCAGAGGGCGGAATAGTTTTCGCTGAGAGTTTAAGCGAATTTTACAAAAAGGCGGTTTTTGTAAATGGCTTTGATGAGTGCGGGCAGATCGAGCGCACACTTTTTATGCAAGAGGCCGTCAAAAATACCAAAAATGCAAACGAAAAACTCCGTTTCCCAAGTGAATTTTTCGAATTTATGCAACACAAAGATTATTTGTTTAAATTTTTCAAAGAGCTTGCTAGCGAAGAGGTGAGCCTGCAAACTCTCGATTTTAGCGATACTTACGCGCAATACAGCGAACATTTCGAAATCTTAAAAGAGCTTTTGCAAAATTACCAAAATTTTTTGCAAAACGCTAAAAGCTACGATGAAATCACGCTTCCGCAAATTTATGAATTAAACGAAAATTATCTCAAAAGATTTGATAGCATTGAGATTGATATCGACGGAAATCCGAGTAAATTTGAGTTTGAAATTTTAAAGCGAGCTTCGCAGGTTACGCAAATTTATCTAAATTTTAAGGCAAGTAAATTTAATCAAAAAACGCTTCGTAGTATTAGCGAGCTTTGTGGGCTTAGTTTTGAGAGTGGATTTAGCTACAAGCTAAATTTAAGCGAGAATAAAATTTTAGAGCCTTACACCGCGCCAATCCCGCAAAATAGCGAAATTGTGCTAAAAGGATTTGAGCTTAGGGCTTTGCAGGCTTGCTATATTTTTGAGAAAATTTCAAAATTTATTAGTCTTGGAATTAATCCGGAAAAAATCGCAGTGATTTTGCCTGATGAGAAATTTGCTAAAACCCTTAAAGCTTTGGACGAAAAAATTAACAAAAACGCCCCAATGCTGAATTTCGCTATGGGCGAAAGTGTCAGAGATAGCCTATTTGGCGTGAGTTTGGCTAAAATTTCAGAGTGCATTAAAGAAGGCATAAGACCAAATTTCAACCCACAATATCTAAATTTAGGCAAAGATACGCCGCGGGATTTGCCAAATGAGTATGATTTGTTTTTTAAAGAGGCTGGGATTAGTGAAGAAATTTTTGATAAATTTAGAGAAAATTTCAACAAAAGCGTAGAATTTGAGGTTTTTGATGCTTGTATAAATGAGCTTTTGCGCGCAGTCAAAACCAAAAACGATGCCCTAGCAAACAAGCTAAAATCGCCAAAATTTTTAATCAAAATTCTAAACGAAAAATTTGGCGAAAACCTTACGCTATCAAATTTGATTGATCTTTTCCTTGGCGAGCTAAAAAATGTCAAACTCGATGATATTAATGGCGGAAAGGTCACTGTAATGGGGCTTTTGGAGAGTCGTGGTGCAAACTTTGAGGCTGTGATAATCCCTGATTTCAACGATGATTTTGTGCCAAAGCGAAGCGAGGGCGAGATGTTTTTAAACAGCACTCTTCGGGCCAAGGCTGGGCTAATTAGCCACAAAGACAGGGAGGATTTGCAGAGGTTTTATTACTCTTGTTTGATTTTTGGCGCGAAAAAAGTAGCGATTTGCTACCACGACACAGCGGAAAAATCGCCGTCTAGGTTTTTGAAAAATTTTAACACGCAAGAGGATATGGACGAGTTTAGCATGCAAGATTATTTGCGCATTTTTAATGGCAACCTCTATGAAAAGCCAGAATTTAGCGATTTTAAGCCAAATATGAAGCATGATTTTTTCGAAAAACCTGTTTCATACGCTCGTTTTGATACATTTAGCACATGCAAAAGACAGTATTATTACTCATATATTTTAAATATCAAAGAGGGGCTGAAATTTGGCGAGGATAACGCTTCTATGGGAAATATTTTGCATGAGGCGTTTGAGGAGTATTACGCTAAATACCCTAAATTTGACTACGCAAAATTTGAGGAAATTTACCTTAAAAAGGCTATGAAAAAAAATGCCGATTTTTACAGCATTTATTATGATTTATGCAGGGTTAAATTTTTGGCTAAAACCATAGTTGAACATGAACAAAAGTGGAATTTTGCGCAAAGTGAGGCGAATTTTGACGGCGTTAAATTTAACGAATTTGCCACAATTAACGGAAAAATCGATCGCATAGACACAAACGAAAGTGGCGATAGATTTATCATTGATTACAAAAGAGGCGATTACAACGCCAAATCAATGCAGCTAAAATTCTACAAAGCCCTTTTGGGTGATGATGAAATGGAGGCTGCGTATCTCTCGCTAAGGGATAAAAAATTCGCTTTCGATGAAAACGAAAAAGATAATGCCAGAAAAAGCGCATTTGAAATTTTATCTGAAAAATTTGAAGAAATCAGAGCGCTTTGTGAAAGCGAAATCAGCTTTGAGCGCGCGAGCAAGAGCGGTGCATGCAAATATTGCGCGTATAAAATAATCTGTAAAGGCGAAATCAATGATTAA
- a CDS encoding RecB-like helicase, translating into MIKMKTNEGKDARYLALEASAGSGKTFSLAVRFVGLVLLGENINEILALTFTKKAAAEMKVRIIDTFSLLHTPQKEAELDALCGLLSKEKEEILRLRDEHLAKFMDCALNISTFDAFFGKILRAFALNAGINPNFQNDDNILKAQNDAFIKEAFKNDELSGKMYEYINDANLNKQAFFEGISELWENGISADISQSKAPNLDEINEILARMHGILVRNKASDKQLNFMLQTNNISELSGRSWFDKPSLDYRTFAKAFSPDLDDEFANLKRAMLEYAIKFENYQISSLAKFLNFYSQNKKELSKKSAKMTFSDVSVGVHELFCKTGEIGEHNDLLYFRLDSKIKHLLIDEFQDTSVLQYEIMLPLIDEIVAGLGQSGLGSLFYVGDKKQSIYKFRGAKKELFDSLKDRHNQIVLETMPKNYRSLKLLVRFVNAIFGDLVANEETGEKYDYKPQEANKFNESKFSAEVLDKILKFPKENKNLSFFAPDDDDFGYICAKTYEDVCEGAVSEAIRLIKEHGVSPSDIAILCWTNKDVAKIQELLSLKNIPSSTGATKKLIATPQVKAISEYAKYLISKDEIHALNIKSLLNLSDRPDLSPVPLSDEPVSVAKTIAENLELNFGDENLLIFFEILQKYDSFAQYLFADDNSDAYAKELSGVKIMTVHKSKGLEFAHVILCDLLSKGGGERDKFMLGYDGQWRIKYRMTNREIYDAEYAKFKKDSENLERAEVFNKLYVGFTRAEKSLIIVKKGGVLNGNNPSYFTPYTSNKVDKKFLVIEDFEYGYIIPSSVTPALVQKPKKINLQPVAKQNITEYERASDRAVVAEFSKVYKGEALHYTLEMLDDFEISSLESALNLAKNRYAKYLDSSDFDEIRQKVESLCANEEFLSYISGCEIYKEISIKRENGGVSRVDLMCVRDDEVLLFDYKSSPYFLEKNKKQIKSYKKDLILSSKNPNLSVRTFIVVLENSVKIEEVKE; encoded by the coding sequence ATGATTAAGATGAAAACAAATGAAGGCAAGGACGCAAGATATCTAGCGCTTGAAGCTAGTGCGGGTAGCGGAAAGACATTTTCTTTGGCGGTTAGGTTCGTAGGGCTCGTGCTTTTGGGCGAGAATATAAATGAAATTTTAGCCTTGACCTTTACTAAAAAAGCGGCCGCTGAGATGAAGGTGCGTATAATCGATACATTTTCACTGCTTCACACTCCACAAAAAGAGGCTGAGCTTGACGCACTTTGCGGGCTTTTGAGTAAGGAAAAAGAGGAAATTTTGCGCCTTAGAGATGAGCATTTGGCGAAATTTATGGATTGCGCCTTAAATATTTCGACCTTTGATGCGTTTTTTGGCAAAATACTGCGCGCGTTCGCCCTAAATGCGGGGATTAATCCAAATTTTCAAAACGACGATAATATACTAAAAGCCCAAAATGACGCCTTTATCAAAGAAGCTTTCAAAAACGATGAATTATCGGGCAAAATGTATGAATATATAAACGATGCAAATTTAAACAAACAAGCGTTTTTTGAGGGCATTAGCGAGCTGTGGGAAAATGGAATAAGTGCAGATATTAGCCAAAGCAAAGCCCCGAATTTAGACGAAATCAATGAAATTTTAGCCCGTATGCACGGAATTTTAGTGCGCAATAAAGCGAGCGATAAACAACTAAATTTTATGTTGCAAACTAACAATATTAGCGAATTAAGTGGCAGGTCGTGGTTTGATAAACCAAGTTTAGATTACAGAACTTTTGCTAAGGCTTTTTCGCCTGATTTAGATGATGAATTTGCAAATTTAAAGCGCGCAATGCTTGAATATGCGATAAAATTTGAAAATTACCAAATTTCATCTTTGGCAAAATTTCTAAATTTCTACTCACAAAACAAAAAAGAACTTAGCAAAAAAAGCGCCAAGATGACATTTTCTGATGTTAGCGTGGGCGTGCATGAGCTGTTTTGCAAAACTGGTGAGATTGGAGAGCACAATGATTTGCTCTATTTTAGGCTCGATTCGAAAATCAAGCACCTTTTAATCGATGAGTTTCAAGACACCAGCGTTTTGCAGTATGAAATCATGCTTCCTTTGATTGATGAAATCGTCGCAGGGCTCGGTCAAAGTGGGCTAGGAAGCCTTTTTTATGTGGGCGATAAAAAGCAAAGTATTTATAAATTTCGCGGGGCAAAAAAGGAACTTTTCGATTCGCTCAAAGATAGGCATAATCAAATAGTTTTGGAAACTATGCCAAAAAATTATCGCAGTTTAAAGCTTTTGGTTCGATTTGTAAATGCGATTTTTGGGGATTTGGTGGCAAATGAAGAAACGGGCGAAAAATACGATTACAAACCGCAAGAAGCAAATAAATTTAATGAGAGCAAATTTAGCGCAGAGGTTTTGGATAAAATTTTAAAATTCCCAAAAGAAAATAAAAATTTATCGTTTTTCGCGCCAGATGACGACGATTTTGGCTATATTTGCGCTAAGACATACGAAGATGTTTGCGAGGGCGCTGTAAGCGAGGCTATACGCTTGATTAAAGAGCATGGCGTAAGCCCTAGTGACATAGCGATTTTGTGCTGGACGAATAAAGATGTAGCAAAGATACAAGAGCTTTTGTCGCTAAAAAATATTCCATCTTCGACTGGCGCTACAAAAAAACTAATCGCTACGCCCCAAGTTAAGGCGATTAGCGAGTATGCGAAGTATCTAATTAGCAAAGATGAAATTCACGCTTTAAATATAAAATCGCTTTTAAATTTAAGCGACAGGCCAGATCTTAGCCCAGTTCCGCTAAGTGATGAGCCTGTGAGCGTAGCTAAGACAATCGCTGAAAATTTAGAGCTAAATTTTGGCGATGAAAATTTGCTCATATTTTTTGAAATTTTGCAAAAGTATGATAGCTTCGCGCAGTATCTTTTCGCAGATGATAACAGCGACGCCTATGCCAAGGAGCTTAGTGGGGTCAAGATTATGACAGTGCATAAGTCAAAGGGGCTAGAATTTGCGCATGTGATTTTGTGCGATTTGCTTAGCAAAGGAGGCGGCGAGAGGGATAAATTTATGCTAGGTTACGACGGGCAGTGGCGCATAAAATACCGCATGACAAATAGAGAAATTTACGATGCAGAGTATGCAAAATTTAAAAAAGATAGCGAAAATTTGGAACGAGCCGAGGTTTTCAACAAGCTATATGTGGGCTTTACAAGAGCCGAAAAATCGCTGATAATCGTAAAAAAAGGCGGTGTTTTAAACGGAAACAACCCTAGCTATTTTACGCCTTATACTTCAAATAAAGTGGATAAGAAATTTTTAGTTATCGAGGATTTTGAGTATGGCTACATCATACCAAGTAGCGTTACGCCAGCGCTAGTGCAAAAACCAAAAAAGATAAATCTACAACCAGTCGCGAAACAAAATATCACAGAGTATGAAAGAGCCAGCGATAGGGCTGTCGTGGCGGAATTTAGCAAGGTTTATAAGGGCGAGGCGTTGCACTACACGCTTGAAATGCTCGATGATTTTGAGATTTCTAGCTTGGAGAGTGCGCTAAATTTGGCAAAAAATCGCTACGCGAAATATTTGGATTCGAGCGATTTTGATGAGATTAGGCAAAAGGTCGAAAGCTTATGCGCTAATGAGGAGTTTTTATCATACATATCAGGGTGCGAAATTTACAAAGAAATTTCGATAAAACGGGAAAATGGCGGAGTTTCTAGGGTGGATTTGATGTGCGTTAGAGATGATGAGGTTTTGCTTTTTGACTACAAAAGCTCTCCATATTTTTTAGAAAAAAACAAAAAACAGATTAAATCATACAAAAAAGATTTAATCCTATCAAGCAAAAATCCAAATTTGAGTGTTCGCACATTTATCGTGGTTTTAGAAAATTCTGTAAAAATCGAAGAGGTAAAAGAATAA